TCCACCGACATCTCCAACAGTAGCATTGCCCCGCTCCCGTTTCATGACCCAATCACTCCCTGGGCCAGCTAGCTGTTCGCCAATAAGGGCTCCAACCAATGGgcccaagaaaaagagacccTGTGCGACGGCGCCAAATCCGTATATCTTTTCAAGTGCAATTGGCACAATCGTGGCCAATCCCACAGAGACAATCGCAAAGGTGACGCCATACGCGAACGCCACGAAGACGATATGGGGAGCTTGGAGAATCAAAAATGGCTCTAGCACTTGTTGCAGTCGTAGCTTCGCATTTCCGGATGTGCGGTGTCGATATGAAGTCTCGGGACAAGTCAAGATGAAAGCGATCGACTGCACGGCATTCATGATAGCAGTGAGCCACAAGGTCCACTGCCAGCCAGCATAGCGCACCACAGGCCCGCCGATCACTCCACCGAGCGGAGCCCCGATCGACACCATTTGCGCCCAAATCCCATTTTTGCGACCACGCTGTTCTTCCGAGAAGATATCCACCACAATCACGCCGGGAAGGACGAACCCCGCCGAGATGCCAAAGGACTGGAAAACACGGGCAGTCATCAGACCTCCATTTGTCTTCGCGAACCCTCCGCCCAGCGCCGCGAAACAAGATAACAATGTGCTGGTAATCAGGATTGGACGGCGGCCGTATGCCTTCATACAGGCGATCCAGAAGAACGGAGCGagtccgaggaagaggacgtGGACGGCGATGAAATATGTCGCTTTTTGTTGAGGGATTCCCAATTCGAGGGCCACCGCATTGGTTCCGGGGATCAAAATGCTGCTGGTGAAACCGGGACAGACCGCGAGGAAACTGCACTGAATCAAGATCAGGTGCTTGCGAAGCCAGGACCATTTCTAGGGCGGCATCGGGTTAATCCTGTCGTCGTGGAAAGCTAGGCGCGACGTACCATAGGGGTATCTTCCCGATCTTGTGCTGAGAGGGAACAGATCTCGTCTTGCTGCGTGCTGTCCATAATTCTTTCTTCAGTACTCATCATAAACCCTTCCTTTGTCACCCAGAGTCATAGTCTGGGCGCGACAATCCTTCCGGTGACTGGCTGAAGGGGTAGAGTAAAGGTCTAAATCCAACCAGCGAGCAGGTTTGCGGGCGCGGGAAAcgagaaaataataaacaagACAGAATAATATCCCATCGAGATTGTCTGGGTCGTCGATCGACAATGGCTTCAATACATTGCGCAAGGCGGACAAAATAGGGCAATGATGCACACCTGACCTTCCTAGTTAGGAAGGTGGTCATAAAGTCCCCGACAGCTTCAGAACCAACAAGATGGATTTCATGAGATATATCGTATGGCAAATAGTTAAACAACTGGttatattgatatatttattactatgcaagaaagaataaagtTCAACGGCGTTCATACTTCTAAAGATAAGAATACAATTGAATGAGAAATTATTGTAACTTTGAACaatattagatctagagatatactatctatatcAACCGTACATTTCTAGATAAATTGGGCACCTATATACTTCTTGGTCAGATAGTTCCTGAGGTAAGATCATATAGATAGAACCGATCAAACAATTCTTCCCCGACAACTTTTGGCAGAAAATAACAATGTTCTGGACAAAGAGCGGCTTGAGATAGAGAAATAAGAAACCATTGTAGGTGTTTGTGAAAGTTCGATgtaaggagagaaagagagagggtgCTCTGCTGCCTGAGGCCACCCTACATTCCAGGTTAGTCCCGAACAATCGATTCAGTCGGCTTCAGACCAACTTCCACGGCTTGATATGAAAGCCACTGCAGGCAGGAGGGATCAacattggggttgaagagAGACTTGAGCTCTTTCTCCTGAGATTTGGACTCTCCCCTCAATGGCGGTCTGGGATTTGTGCGAATGGTTCCCTATTGATGATACTAGCCTCGGTTCTAGGGGTTCTGATTTAGCTTCCACTACGGCGTCGGCCGTCTGCGGGGTGGATCCTGAATGATTGATGCTgatctttgtctttgtctcCATATAATGCGGGGTATCAATCGACCAGTATGTTGGCACGCATTTCCTGGCACCCTCAAATAACGTGTGGTGCGCCAGGCCTCACTGCAGACTTCTGTTTCTCCCTCATCACCCCTTCGAAACGTTCCATGACATACAACAATGTCACTGCTAAAAAGGTCCATCAATATACTGCAGGTGCCGACAGAGCCCGGTCTGACGACGGCAGAGTTGATGTTAACAAATGAAGATCTAAGGCCAGGTTAGCACAATCAAATAGATTCTAACACATGCTTTCATAAAGCGCGCGGAAACCTTGTCAATGAAGCACTGATACATCAAGATAAACCTTGCAGTCGAGCCAGAGCGCCGCCAATGGAGATGGCTGAACTTCGTAGCTTTCTGGATTGCAGATTCGTTGAATGTTGTATGTTAATACCCCAGAGCAATCCAATCAGGGCAATCCATGCATTAGTTCTTAACTTCATATCCTTCAATGTACTAGAATACATGGATGATCACCTCGTCCATGATTGTGGATGGACTATCCTGGTGGCAGGCCTGGCTCTGCGTCTGGATCGGTTATACAATATCGGGCATCTTTGTGATTGCCATGGGCCGCATTGCAACCATCTACCACATTCCGTTCGCAGTAGCCAACCGAGCATCCTTTGGCATATGGGGCTCCTTCTGGCCGATTCTAAATCGCGCGGCCATGGCTGTAATTTGGTATGGCGTTCAGGTATGTGCTGAGTCGCAGATCGCCAACGCTCTTCTCTAACCACTTTCTTATAACAGACATATCTTGGAGGTATGTTATGcgattcttttctcttgccAGATGATGACGAATTCTGGGTTAGGGCAGTGTGTGACTCTGATGATCCAGGCCATTTGGCCCAGCTACGTGAATATCCCCAATAATATCCCCGCCAGTTCAGGCGTAACCACCATGGAGTTCACCagcttctttctgttctggCTGGGGTCGCTGCCAGCTCTTTGGTTTCCTATCTATAAGATCCGACATCTCTTCACGGCGAAAGCTTACTTTTCACCCGCCTGCGCGAttgctttcttcgtctggGCGATTGTCCGCGCTCATGGACTGGGTCCTATCATCCATCAGCCCAATACTGCACAAGGAAGTACACTGGCATGGGCGTTTGTGAAGAGCATTATGAACTGCATTGCTAATTTCGCTGCTTTAATCATCAATAATCCTGACTTTAGCCGATACGCAGCCAAGCCAAACGATGCGGTATGGCCACAACTGATCACGATTCCGGTAGGCTTTGCTGTAACCTCGTTTATCGGAATCATGGTtacttcatcctcgtcggtGATCTTCGGCCAAGCGGTCTGGAACCCTCTCACTCTGCTAGGAATGTTCTTGGAGGATGCCAGTTCGGCGGAACGGTTCGGCGTGTTCGTTATTGCCGCTGGCTTTGCATTGGCTCAGCTGGGAACAAATATTGCAGCCAACTCCGTATC
This Aspergillus flavus chromosome 1, complete sequence DNA region includes the following protein-coding sequences:
- a CDS encoding synaptic vesicle transporter, with product MMSTEERIMDSTQQDEICSLSAQDREDTPMKWSWLRKHLILIQCSFLAVCPGFTSSILIPGTNAVALELGIPQQKATYFIAVHVLFLGLAPFFWIACMKAYGRRPILITSTLLSCFAALGGGFAKTNGGLMTARVFQSFGISAGFVLPGVIVVDIFSEEQRGRKNGIWAQMVSIGAPLGGVIGGPVVRYAGWQWTLWLTAIMNAVQSIAFILTCPETSYRHRTSGNAKLRLQQVLEPFLILQAPHIVFVAFAYGVTFAIVSVGLATIVPIALEKIYGFGAVAQGLFFLGPLVGALIGEQLAGPGSDWVMKRERGNATVGDVGGTAQRLERRLIVGLPGFLIAVAGILIFGLTLQYRTHWMGPCMGFAVANFGLQMVTTPSKTYCVDCLPSQSGSVLQLINTVRQIIAFTVPFWSPNLVEHLGYGLGYGIEAIILAAFSVGCVLVLCWGGLWRNKRSIKGLEDTS
- a CDS encoding uridine permease/thiamine transporter/allantoin transport gives rise to the protein MSLLKRSINILQVPTEPGLTTAELMLTNEDLRPVEPERRQWRWLNFVAFWIADSLNVNTWMITSSMIVDGLSWWQAWLCVWIGYTISGIFVIAMGRIATIYHIPFAVANRASFGIWGSFWPILNRAAMAVIWYGVQMMTNSGLGQCVTLMIQAIWPSYVNIPNNIPASSGVTTMEFTSFFLFWLGSLPALWFPIYKIRHLFTAKAYFSPACAIAFFVWAIVRAHGLGPIIHQPNTAQGSTLAWAFVKSIMNCIANFAALIINNPDFSRYAAKPNDAVWPQLITIPVGFAVTSFIGIMVTSSSSVIFGQAVWNPLTLLGMFLEDASSAERFGVFVIAAGFALAQLGTNIAANSVSAGTNLSALLPRFCTIRRGAYVCAAIGLAMCPWNLVASSNKFTVYLSSYSVFLSSIAGVMISDYYLARRGYLELQALYSAERNGPYYGTWGVSWRGYTAYICGILINIVGFAGAVGAKVPVAAEYIYNINYLSGFLVAAAIYWALAKAFPIPCTSETWNEVPYLGEAMHADGKVIAEATEVEDVKAKV